One Niabella beijingensis DNA window includes the following coding sequences:
- a CDS encoding DUF6686 family protein — MCNFRVLVQHADGYVVFCPDCNAFQLAFGTTLLRMRPEYFREFVLAIGRSGALCPETAGNVKNIFIPLEENTTLCLTQSERDKLDRLLREAAALFETFFILDQL; from the coding sequence ATGTGCAATTTCCGGGTACTGGTGCAGCACGCCGATGGTTACGTGGTCTTTTGTCCGGACTGCAATGCCTTTCAACTGGCATTTGGCACCACGCTGCTCCGGATGCGTCCGGAATATTTCCGGGAATTTGTTCTTGCTATCGGGCGGAGCGGGGCGCTATGCCCTGAAACTGCCGGCAATGTAAAAAATATCTTCATCCCCCTGGAAGAGAACACCACATTATGCCTTACACAATCGGAACGGGATAAACTGGACCGGTTGCTCCGGGAGGCAGCTGCATTGTTTGAGACTTTTTTTATACTGGACCAGCTCTAG
- the mnmH gene encoding tRNA 2-selenouridine(34) synthase MnmH — protein sequence MTQSITISDWIRQRDTLPLVDVRTPAEFEQGHVPGAFNVPLFSNEERVQVGTTYKQISREEAILLGFELTGPKWAGFIRECLRLAPQKHIAVHCWRGGMRSGAMAWALSLYGFKADTITGGYKAFRRWTHHRFESAYDLRIMGGMTGSGKTRLLQYMQGKGQQAIDLEALAQHQGSSYGTLNKLIQPTQEQFENQLAWQLKDMSADAPLWLEDECQKIGKRSIPAPLWHQMRHAPLIDLQVPLEQRVNTLLRDYGSLDPDFLVEGTERIRKRLGPLQTRQAVAAIREARMTDFIRIVLVYYDKAYRKGLALRPPDKIRTLEISGADPETDFQRLALFTTVKEAGTF from the coding sequence ATGACACAAAGCATTACCATAAGCGACTGGATCCGGCAGCGGGACACCTTACCGCTGGTGGATGTACGTACCCCGGCGGAATTTGAACAGGGCCATGTGCCCGGCGCTTTTAATGTACCGCTGTTCAGTAATGAGGAACGCGTACAGGTAGGCACCACGTATAAGCAAATAAGCCGCGAAGAGGCTATATTGCTGGGCTTTGAACTTACCGGACCAAAATGGGCCGGCTTTATACGGGAATGCCTGCGGCTCGCTCCGCAAAAACATATTGCCGTGCATTGCTGGCGGGGTGGTATGCGCAGCGGTGCTATGGCCTGGGCGTTGAGCCTGTATGGCTTTAAAGCGGATACCATTACCGGAGGCTACAAGGCCTTTCGCCGCTGGACGCACCACCGCTTTGAGTCGGCCTACGACCTGCGGATCATGGGTGGTATGACCGGTTCCGGAAAGACCCGTCTGCTGCAATACATGCAGGGAAAAGGACAGCAGGCCATCGACCTGGAAGCGCTGGCGCAACACCAGGGTTCCTCCTATGGCACCCTGAATAAATTGATACAACCCACACAGGAACAATTTGAGAATCAGCTTGCCTGGCAACTCAAGGATATGAGCGCTGATGCGCCCCTGTGGCTGGAGGATGAGTGCCAGAAGATCGGAAAACGCAGTATTCCCGCACCCCTCTGGCACCAGATGCGCCATGCACCGCTCATCGACCTGCAGGTGCCGTTGGAACAACGGGTAAACACCTTACTCCGGGACTATGGCAGTCTTGACCCGGATTTTCTGGTAGAAGGTACGGAACGCATCCGCAAGCGGTTGGGGCCGCTTCAAACCAGGCAGGCAGTGGCTGCCATACGCGAAGCACGCATGACCGATTTTATCCGTATAGTACTCGTGTACTATGATAAAGCCTACCGCAAAGGACTTGCCCTGCGCCCGCCAGATAAAATAAGAACACTGGAAATCTCGGGAGCCGATCCCGAAACCGACTTTCAGCGATTGGCACTGTTCACCACCGTAAAAGAGGCCGGAACTTTCTGA
- a CDS encoding arsenate reductase ArsC yields the protein MKKKILVLCTGNSCRSQIAEGYLKHYAEGRAEVYSAGVETHGVNPRAIETMREDGIDISQHTSNNINEYQDVDFDFVITVCDHAKERCPLFPTSAKRFHSNFPDPARAAGTEEEIKQQFRAVRQLIKNYCADFAAEEL from the coding sequence ATGAAAAAGAAAATTTTAGTTCTGTGCACGGGAAACAGTTGCCGCAGCCAGATAGCAGAAGGTTATCTGAAACACTACGCAGAGGGCCGGGCTGAGGTTTACAGCGCCGGTGTGGAAACGCACGGGGTAAATCCACGAGCCATTGAAACGATGCGCGAGGATGGCATCGATATTTCGCAACACACATCCAACAATATCAATGAATACCAGGATGTCGATTTTGATTTTGTCATAACGGTTTGCGATCACGCAAAAGAGCGCTGTCCCCTTTTTCCCACATCAGCAAAAAGATTCCATTCTAATTTTCCGGATCCCGCCAGGGCGGCCGGCACAGAAGAAGAAATTAAGCAGCAGTTCCGCGCAGTAAGGCAACTTATTAAAAACTATTGCGCGGATTTTGCAGCGGAGGAATTGTAA
- a CDS encoding class I SAM-dependent methyltransferase, translating into MHNFNRKEHWESIYNTKQSDEVSWYEATPVASLDFIRRFNIPVTARIIDIGGGDSFFADHLLELGYRDITVLDISAAAIERTKKRLGQKAEMIQWIVADAAHFQPASRYDFWHDRAAFHFLTKEEDISGYLNAAQKGIAPNGILVIGTFATDGPRKCSGIEVKRYSARSMTNRLKSFFRKITCITTDHHTPFHTLQRFVFCSFRKLSPQ; encoded by the coding sequence ATGCACAACTTCAACCGTAAGGAACATTGGGAATCGATTTACAACACAAAGCAGTCTGATGAAGTCAGCTGGTATGAGGCCACTCCTGTTGCTTCGCTGGATTTTATCAGGCGGTTCAATATTCCGGTTACCGCACGTATTATAGATATTGGCGGGGGCGACAGCTTCTTTGCAGACCATCTGCTGGAGCTGGGTTACCGGGATATTACTGTTCTCGACATTTCTGCGGCGGCAATTGAACGTACAAAGAAACGACTGGGTCAGAAAGCGGAAATGATTCAATGGATTGTTGCTGACGCAGCGCATTTTCAGCCCGCCTCCCGCTATGATTTCTGGCACGACAGGGCCGCGTTTCATTTTCTCACAAAGGAAGAGGATATTTCCGGCTATCTCAATGCCGCGCAAAAAGGTATTGCCCCGAATGGCATCCTGGTAATCGGAACCTTTGCAACAGATGGCCCCCGGAAATGCAGCGGCATTGAAGTAAAGCGTTATTCTGCCCGCTCCATGACCAACCGGTTAAAATCATTTTTCAGAAAGATCACCTGCATTACAACAGATCACCACACTCCCTTCCATACCCTGCAACGTTTTGTGTTCTGCAGTTTCAGAAAATTATCACCTCAATGA
- the selD gene encoding selenide, water dikinase SelD, whose amino-acid sequence MSTTYKLTQYSHGAGCGCKISPVLLDKILHTTAPAAPRDPRLLVGNDKRDDAAVLDLGNGHALISTTDFFMPIVDDAFDFGRIAAANAISDVYAMGGKPVLAIAILGWPINLLPPEIAAQVLEGARAICTEAGISLAGGHSIDCPEPVFGLAVNGMVALPHLKQNATATAGCRLYLTKALGVGILSTAQKRGLLQPEDAAIALKSMTTLNKAGALLGELDAVKAMTDVTGFGLLGHLAEMCSGSGLSAVVEFDKVPVIPTVFDYLEQGCVPGGTTRNWNSYGDKIGPLPERQLQLLADPQTSGGLLVAVAGEGTAAFEELMLRQGYPLKPLGLLEPQNGGPLIKII is encoded by the coding sequence ATGAGCACCACATATAAATTAACACAGTATTCTCACGGAGCCGGTTGCGGCTGCAAGATCAGTCCGGTCCTGCTGGATAAAATACTCCATACCACGGCTCCGGCCGCACCACGGGATCCGCGGCTGCTGGTGGGCAATGACAAACGTGATGACGCCGCTGTGCTGGACCTGGGGAATGGTCATGCACTTATATCCACTACAGACTTCTTTATGCCCATTGTGGATGATGCGTTCGATTTCGGACGCATTGCTGCTGCCAATGCGATCAGTGATGTATATGCCATGGGAGGCAAACCCGTACTGGCAATAGCCATACTCGGGTGGCCTATTAACCTGCTGCCGCCGGAAATAGCGGCACAGGTGCTGGAAGGAGCCCGCGCCATTTGTACCGAAGCCGGCATTTCGCTGGCAGGCGGGCACAGCATTGATTGCCCCGAACCCGTATTCGGACTGGCAGTGAATGGAATGGTAGCACTTCCCCATTTAAAACAAAATGCAACCGCCACTGCCGGTTGTCGCCTTTATCTTACCAAGGCATTGGGCGTCGGAATTTTATCCACTGCACAAAAACGGGGATTGCTGCAACCGGAAGATGCTGCTATTGCCCTGAAAAGTATGACTACATTAAACAAAGCCGGGGCCCTGCTGGGCGAACTGGATGCGGTAAAGGCCATGACCGATGTAACCGGCTTCGGCCTTCTCGGTCACCTGGCTGAAATGTGCTCCGGAAGCGGACTTTCCGCTGTAGTGGAATTTGATAAGGTGCCCGTGATCCCCACTGTCTTTGATTACCTGGAGCAGGGTTGTGTGCCCGGCGGCACTACCCGCAACTGGAACAGCTACGGTGATAAGATCGGCCCTCTTCCGGAACGGCAGTTACAATTGCTGGCAGACCCGCAAACAAGTGGCGGATTGCTGGTAGCCGTTGCCGGAGAAGGTACGGCCGCTTTTGAAGAGCTGATGCTCCGGCAAGGTTACCCGTTGAAGCCGCTGGGCCTGCTCGAACCACAGAACGGGGGCCCGCTTATAAAAATTATCTGA
- a CDS encoding Dabb family protein, which produces MQYNDRMNSSRRQFVKKAAVLAAVPVIMDYKTTAPQQQIIHHVFFWLKHPESEDDKKALIEGLKTLKAVPQVRQLLIGTPASTVKRDVVDNSFQVSEMMYFNSTKDQDDYQEHPVHKAFVEKCSHLWERVVVYDMIVDAAFSK; this is translated from the coding sequence ATGCAATACAACGATCGTATGAATTCTTCCCGCAGACAATTTGTAAAAAAAGCGGCCGTGCTGGCCGCTGTACCCGTAATTATGGATTATAAAACAACCGCCCCTCAGCAACAGATCATTCACCATGTGTTCTTTTGGCTGAAACACCCGGAATCGGAGGACGATAAAAAAGCCCTGATCGAAGGTTTGAAAACATTAAAAGCGGTACCGCAGGTACGGCAATTGCTGATCGGCACACCGGCATCTACGGTTAAGCGGGATGTGGTGGACAACAGCTTCCAGGTTTCAGAGATGATGTACTTTAACAGTACCAAAGATCAGGACGATTACCAGGAGCACCCGGTACACAAGGCCTTTGTGGAAAAATGCAGTCATCTGTGGGAACGGGTAGTAGTGTATGATATGATCGTTGATGCAGCCTTCTCCAAATAA
- a CDS encoding nuclear transport factor 2 family protein: MKEIILALQQKFDQAELTADAAVLETLLAADFFSIGPKGFMLDKTQWIGRHHQFRYLRMDISEVDIRLYEKTAIVRNIQQNKATYNGQEVALATRVTQVWVEFDGNWQLASIQFSPLANPSAAAGALRP; this comes from the coding sequence ATGAAAGAAATCATCCTTGCACTCCAGCAAAAATTTGACCAGGCCGAACTAACGGCCGACGCAGCAGTTCTGGAAACATTACTGGCAGCAGACTTCTTTTCGATCGGCCCCAAAGGTTTTATGCTTGATAAGACCCAGTGGATCGGCAGGCACCATCAATTCCGGTACCTCCGGATGGATATCAGCGAAGTGGACATCCGTCTTTATGAAAAGACCGCCATTGTCCGGAATATTCAGCAGAATAAAGCGACTTATAACGGACAGGAAGTAGCGCTGGCCACAAGAGTAACACAGGTTTGGGTGGAATTCGACGGCAACTGGCAACTGGCTTCCATCCAGTTCAGTCCGCTGGCCAACCCATCTGCAGCTGCCGGAGCGCTGCGCCCATAA
- a CDS encoding SMUG2 DNA glycosylase family protein, which produces MITFAEKVIQFNSRLRYPGQLPGGFQVMNPYLDNPETMQVMRQFYHKYYKDTHRRKFIIGINPSRHGAGVTGVPFTDTKRLEKVCGIKMQSAYTHEVSSVFVYDMIAAWGGVRDFYKKFYINSPFPLAIIRHVKEGSWLNANYYDDPELFEQVKPFMIASLKKHISLGLDTSEVFILGKKNAMFINRLNSTAGLFDRATVLEHPRYIEQYRSREKQFYIDKYIQALGSTAIPK; this is translated from the coding sequence ATGATCACATTTGCGGAAAAAGTAATTCAGTTCAACAGCCGGCTGCGGTATCCCGGGCAGCTGCCGGGTGGATTTCAGGTGATGAACCCCTATCTGGATAACCCTGAAACAATGCAGGTAATGCGTCAATTCTATCATAAATATTACAAGGATACACACCGACGGAAATTTATCATCGGCATCAATCCGAGCCGGCATGGCGCAGGCGTGACCGGCGTCCCTTTTACGGATACAAAAAGACTGGAGAAAGTATGTGGCATTAAGATGCAATCGGCATACACCCATGAAGTATCTTCTGTATTTGTATATGATATGATCGCGGCCTGGGGCGGTGTGCGGGACTTCTATAAAAAATTTTACATCAATTCTCCTTTTCCGCTCGCCATTATCCGGCATGTAAAAGAAGGCAGCTGGCTGAATGCAAATTATTACGATGATCCGGAGTTGTTTGAGCAGGTAAAGCCCTTCATGATCGCATCCCTGAAAAAACACATCAGCCTCGGACTGGACACTTCGGAAGTATTTATCCTGGGAAAGAAAAATGCTATGTTTATTAACCGTCTGAACAGCACTGCCGGGTTATTTGACAGGGCCACGGTGCTGGAGCATCCCCGTTATATTGAGCAATACCGGTCAAGGGAAAAGCAGTTCTATATTGATAAATATATACAGGCGCTTGGAAGTACTGCAATACCAAAGTAA
- a CDS encoding RDD family protein, with amino-acid sequence MTELTYSTFRSRLLAFIINFVPFGLLALINKFIIFPASESAADIADIIFYIFSLFYYIFLQYRYGQTLGKWVMNLKIVKNETAKKVSLRQILIREILCITVVLFSCIDSIVTYAEPDTDLAYTTFISLLLLLAPALYMIADILTLLSHSKRRALHDLLAKTVVITEIPGRK; translated from the coding sequence ATGACAGAACTGACTTACAGTACTTTCCGCAGCCGGCTACTTGCTTTTATTATCAACTTCGTTCCATTTGGTTTACTTGCACTGATTAATAAATTTATTATTTTTCCGGCAAGTGAATCTGCCGCTGATATTGCCGATATCATCTTTTATATTTTCTCATTATTTTATTATATTTTCCTGCAATATAGATATGGACAGACCCTGGGTAAATGGGTGATGAATCTGAAAATTGTAAAGAATGAAACAGCAAAAAAAGTATCGCTAAGACAAATATTGATACGGGAGATTCTATGTATTACCGTGGTACTCTTTTCATGCATTGATTCTATAGTAACCTATGCAGAGCCAGACACCGATTTAGCTTATACAACCTTTATCAGCCTTCTCCTGCTTTTGGCACCGGCATTGTACATGATAGCTGATATACTTACATTACTGTCTCATTCAAAAAGAAGGGCATTACACGACCTCCTGGCAAAAACAGTTGTAATTACCGAAATCCCCGGGAGAAAATAA
- a CDS encoding ArsR/SmtB family transcription factor, translating into MGLTRSEIFTLKQNQLAAAFKAFAHPARIAILQHLIKQNTCICNDLVEELGLAQATISQHLKELKNAGIIKGTIEGTSVCYCIDEKIWEKLKKNFADFFTDEVAPGNCC; encoded by the coding sequence ATGGGCCTAACGAGATCCGAAATATTTACACTTAAACAAAATCAGCTGGCAGCAGCTTTTAAAGCGTTCGCCCATCCCGCGCGGATCGCGATCCTGCAGCACCTTATAAAGCAGAACACCTGCATCTGCAATGATCTGGTGGAAGAATTGGGCCTGGCACAGGCCACCATATCCCAGCACCTGAAAGAATTAAAGAATGCCGGGATTATTAAAGGAACCATTGAAGGAACCAGTGTTTGCTACTGCATCGACGAAAAAATATGGGAAAAGCTGAAAAAAAATTTCGCCGATTTTTTTACAGACGAGGTAGCACCCGGAAACTGCTGCTGA
- a CDS encoding NAD(P)/FAD-dependent oxidoreductase encodes MHTTDICVIGAGPVGLFSVFEAGLLKMRCHLIDVLPQAGGQLSEIYPQKPIYDIPGYPEVKAQELIDNLMKQAAPFNPGFTLGERVEKITGDTAEGFTVVTNEGTAVSCKVIVIAGGLGCFEPRKPVIERLADFEGKGVSYIVKDPELFRDKEIILAGGGDSALDWTILLSGIAAKVTLVHRGETFRGAPDSAEKVFQLATNGRINLVLKSNISRIEGNGHLKEVHITDEKNEVNIISADYLVPLFGLSPKLGPIADWGLQIEKSAITVQTTDYSTNIPGIYAIGDINTYPGKLKLILCGFHEAAMMAQSAFRYVYPDQRLSFKYTTVNGIHSF; translated from the coding sequence ATGCATACAACAGATATATGTGTTATAGGCGCGGGGCCTGTTGGGTTATTTTCCGTTTTTGAGGCGGGCTTATTAAAAATGCGCTGTCATTTGATTGATGTCCTGCCCCAGGCAGGCGGACAACTTTCTGAAATTTATCCGCAGAAACCTATTTATGATATACCGGGCTATCCGGAAGTAAAGGCCCAGGAGCTCATCGATAACCTGATGAAACAGGCAGCCCCTTTTAATCCCGGTTTCACGCTTGGGGAGCGGGTGGAAAAAATAACCGGTGACACGGCAGAAGGGTTTACGGTGGTTACCAATGAGGGAACGGCTGTTTCCTGTAAAGTGATCGTTATTGCAGGAGGACTGGGCTGCTTTGAGCCCCGCAAACCGGTTATAGAGCGGCTTGCGGATTTTGAAGGGAAAGGTGTGTCCTATATCGTAAAGGATCCTGAGTTATTCAGGGATAAAGAGATCATCCTGGCCGGTGGTGGTGACTCCGCACTGGACTGGACCATCCTGCTTTCCGGTATTGCCGCCAAGGTAACACTGGTGCACCGGGGTGAAACCTTTCGTGGCGCACCGGACTCGGCGGAAAAAGTATTTCAGCTTGCCACAAACGGCCGGATCAACCTGGTGCTGAAATCCAATATCTCCAGGATCGAAGGCAACGGGCATCTGAAAGAAGTGCACATCACCGATGAAAAAAATGAAGTGAATATTATCAGCGCCGACTACCTGGTGCCACTGTTTGGTCTGAGCCCGAAACTGGGCCCCATTGCTGACTGGGGACTGCAGATCGAAAAATCAGCCATAACAGTGCAGACTACTGATTATTCCACCAATATCCCGGGCATCTACGCCATTGGTGATATCAATACCTATCCCGGGAAATTAAAGCTCATTCTCTGTGGGTTTCATGAGGCTGCAATGATGGCCCAGAGTGCTTTCCGCTATGTATACCCCGATCAGAGACTGAGCTTTAAATATACTACTGTAAATGGTATTCATTCATTTTAA
- a CDS encoding DUF6428 family protein gives MKLSELKSLLPGLNHVAFQLEGGAFVPDHFHVTEVGMVTKDFIDCGGTLRRESAINFQLWNANDYEHRLKPAKLLRIIQLSEEKLGIQDGEIEVEYQGDTIGRYGLDFNGHHFILTAKTTACLAKDACGIVPQKAESSLSELPVTTTGCQPGGGCC, from the coding sequence ATGAAATTATCTGAATTAAAAAGCCTGTTGCCCGGTCTGAACCATGTTGCCTTTCAATTGGAAGGCGGCGCCTTTGTTCCGGATCATTTTCACGTAACGGAGGTAGGAATGGTCACTAAAGATTTTATTGATTGCGGCGGCACCCTCCGCAGGGAATCCGCGATCAATTTTCAGCTCTGGAATGCCAATGACTACGAACACCGGCTGAAACCGGCAAAACTGCTCCGCATCATTCAGCTTTCGGAAGAAAAACTGGGGATACAGGACGGGGAAATTGAAGTAGAATACCAGGGCGATACCATCGGCCGGTACGGACTGGACTTTAACGGGCACCATTTTATCCTGACGGCGAAGACAACGGCCTGCCTGGCAAAAGACGCCTGCGGCATCGTTCCTCAAAAAGCAGAAAGCAGCTTATCCGAATTGCCGGTGACAACAACCGGATGCCAACCAGGTGGCGGCTGTTGTTAA
- a CDS encoding 2Fe-2S iron-sulfur cluster-binding protein — MLVSITIEDRNGQRQQIEVPDDMNLSLMEAMKAYEYNILATCGGMALCATCHVQVLEGKDQLSALSDAELDMLDTLPDAAANSRLACQLRIDKSLENAVFRICGQEHE; from the coding sequence ATGCTGGTTTCAATCACCATTGAAGACCGTAACGGGCAGCGGCAACAGATCGAAGTGCCGGACGACATGAATCTGAGTCTTATGGAGGCCATGAAGGCTTATGAATACAATATCCTGGCCACCTGCGGGGGCATGGCGCTCTGCGCTACCTGTCATGTGCAGGTGTTGGAGGGAAAGGATCAGCTATCCGCTCTGAGCGATGCCGAACTGGATATGCTGGATACGCTTCCGGATGCTGCGGCCAACAGCCGCCTGGCTTGTCAGCTGCGCATCGATAAAAGTCTAGAAAATGCCGTATTCCGTATCTGCGGACAGGAACACGAATGA
- a CDS encoding helix-turn-helix domain-containing protein, whose amino-acid sequence MEKKPPLRISSISELHALLQLPKPVHPLISLADNSKINTNIERLDRPFFLNFYKISYKFSTTGRMGYGQGYYDFNEGGMLFTAPNQLIATDNGAEYYGYTLLFHPDLIRNYPLGRTIKKYGFFSYDTNEALHLSEKEKKVILGLFESINDELNTSIDEISQDVLVSYLEVLLNYSNRFYKRQFITRKVTNNDLLAKTEQALESYFTDEKSLTGGLPSVEYLAGQVNLSPRYLSDMLRSLTGQNTQQLIHEKLIEKAKEKLSSTSLSVSEIAYELGFEHPQSFSKLFKTKTSQSPLEFRHSFN is encoded by the coding sequence ATGGAAAAGAAACCGCCGCTGCGCATTTCATCGATATCGGAATTGCATGCCCTGCTGCAATTGCCCAAACCGGTACATCCCCTGATCAGCCTGGCCGACAATTCAAAAATAAACACCAATATCGAGCGGCTGGATCGTCCTTTTTTTCTTAATTTCTATAAGATCTCCTATAAGTTTTCCACTACGGGCCGCATGGGCTATGGACAGGGGTATTATGATTTTAATGAAGGCGGGATGCTGTTTACGGCGCCCAACCAGCTGATCGCTACGGATAATGGGGCAGAATATTATGGTTATACGCTGTTATTTCATCCGGACCTGATCCGTAATTATCCCCTCGGCAGAACGATAAAGAAATATGGTTTTTTCTCTTACGATACCAATGAGGCACTGCACCTGTCGGAAAAAGAAAAGAAAGTGATCCTGGGGTTATTTGAAAGCATAAACGATGAATTGAATACGTCCATTGATGAGATCAGCCAGGATGTACTGGTATCCTACCTGGAAGTATTGCTCAACTACAGCAACCGGTTTTACAAACGCCAGTTCATCACCCGAAAGGTGACGAATAATGACCTGCTGGCAAAAACAGAACAGGCATTGGAATCTTATTTTACGGATGAAAAATCATTGACCGGCGGGTTACCTTCTGTGGAATACCTGGCGGGCCAGGTAAATCTGTCGCCCCGCTATTTAAGTGATATGCTGCGGTCGCTCACGGGGCAAAACACCCAGCAGCTGATCCACGAAAAACTGATTGAAAAAGCAAAGGAAAAACTTTCCTCCACCAGCCTGTCTGTAAGTGAAATTGCTTATGAACTGGGCTTTGAACATCCGCAGTCCTTCAGTAAGTTGTTCAAAACCAAAACCAGCCAATCGCCGCTGGAGTTCCGGCATTCGTTTAATTAA
- a CDS encoding alpha/beta fold hydrolase, protein METNYYNLLLLAALIAGQHPTARATISIPIHPLNYKTMKTTIDSMPVTHQYTTVNGIRYHYAEAGKGPLVVLLHGFPELWYSWRYQLTALAQAGYHAVAPDLRGFGGSEVTPRTRDYSLFQHARDVKALIDQIGGGQVVLVGHDWGANLMWLMAQLYPETVRAVAALSIPFYPEPRDPAVIRQKWSSVFTNFERKGIVEAEFESDPEGFFNRFFYGLSGDAPEGTVEKLYTKTTPDDRLLTSLPLATTLPAWLSRPDLEYYVTAYKKTGITGALGFYRNTDADYPGLKEAYKKGIRQPALFIGGAKEAAVKFGSTEPMMLALPNLREVIILEGCGHWIQQERPQELNAALIRFINQEWHR, encoded by the coding sequence ATGGAAACAAATTATTACAACCTGCTATTACTCGCCGCATTGATTGCCGGACAGCATCCAACGGCGCGCGCTACTATATCCATTCCGATACATCCATTAAACTATAAAACAATGAAAACAACAATTGATTCCATGCCGGTCACGCATCAGTACACAACGGTCAACGGCATCCGCTATCATTATGCAGAAGCCGGCAAAGGTCCGCTGGTGGTGTTGCTGCACGGCTTCCCGGAATTATGGTATTCCTGGCGATATCAGCTCACTGCCCTGGCGCAGGCCGGTTACCATGCGGTAGCCCCGGACCTGAGAGGTTTTGGAGGATCTGAAGTAACCCCCCGGACCCGCGATTACAGCCTGTTTCAGCATGCCCGTGATGTAAAGGCACTCATTGATCAGATTGGTGGCGGACAGGTAGTACTGGTGGGGCACGATTGGGGCGCCAACCTGATGTGGCTGATGGCGCAGCTTTACCCCGAAACCGTGCGCGCCGTTGCTGCCCTCAGCATTCCTTTTTATCCGGAACCGAGAGACCCTGCCGTGATCCGCCAGAAATGGTCGAGCGTGTTTACCAATTTTGAACGGAAAGGGATTGTGGAAGCCGAGTTTGAAAGTGATCCGGAAGGTTTTTTCAACCGGTTCTTTTACGGGCTTTCCGGAGATGCTCCCGAGGGCACCGTCGAAAAACTGTATACAAAAACCACGCCCGATGACCGGCTGCTGACCAGTCTGCCTCTTGCCACCACGCTGCCCGCATGGCTGAGCCGCCCCGATCTGGAGTATTACGTAACGGCGTATAAAAAAACAGGTATCACCGGTGCCCTGGGATTTTACAGGAATACAGATGCCGATTATCCCGGATTGAAAGAAGCCTACAAAAAAGGCATCCGGCAGCCGGCATTATTTATAGGCGGTGCCAAAGAGGCCGCCGTAAAATTTGGCAGCACGGAGCCTATGATGCTGGCCCTGCCCAATCTAAGGGAGGTCATCATTCTGGAGGGTTGTGGTCACTGGATACAGCAGGAACGTCCGCAGGAGTTGAATGCCGCATTGATCCGTTTTATAAACCAGGAATGGCACCGGTAA
- a CDS encoding dihydrofolate reductase family protein: MKKVILDLATTLDGFIEGPNGEIDWCIMDEEMDFDGFLSNIDTIFYGRVSYDQWGNFQPDAAAGAAERQLWKAVHSKRKYVFSHQGRMDENATFITEAIAGTVARIKKEAGGDIWLYGGARLIQTFIREGLIDIYRISVHPIALGSGKPLFEDLKEQVQLRLVKTNVFRSGVVQLIYEPTR; this comes from the coding sequence ATGAAAAAAGTGATCCTGGACCTGGCCACCACACTCGACGGGTTTATTGAAGGTCCCAATGGAGAGATCGATTGGTGTATTATGGATGAAGAGATGGACTTTGACGGTTTTCTCTCGAACATCGATACGATCTTTTATGGCAGGGTAAGCTACGACCAATGGGGCAATTTTCAGCCGGATGCTGCTGCCGGTGCGGCGGAGCGGCAATTGTGGAAGGCCGTGCATTCAAAAAGGAAATATGTTTTTTCGCACCAGGGAAGGATGGATGAAAATGCTACATTCATTACCGAAGCGATCGCCGGCACGGTGGCACGTATTAAAAAGGAAGCAGGCGGGGACATCTGGCTGTATGGAGGTGCCCGTCTTATTCAAACCTTTATCCGGGAAGGACTGATCGATATATACCGCATCTCTGTGCACCCCATCGCCCTGGGCAGCGGCAAACCCCTGTTTGAAGATCTTAAGGAGCAGGTACAGCTGCGCCTGGTTAAAACGAATGTCTTCCGTTCGGGCGTGGTACAGCTGATTTACGAACCAACACGATAA